In Streptomyces longhuiensis, the following proteins share a genomic window:
- the xylA gene encoding xylose isomerase has protein sequence MTYRPTPDDKFSFGLWTVGWQGRDPFGDATRAALDPAESVRRLADLGAYGVTFHDDDLIPFGASDTERESHVKRFRQALDATGLIVPMATTNLFTHPVFKDGAFTANDRDVRRYALRKTIRNIDLAVELGAKTYVAWGGREGAESGAAKDVRAALDRMKEAFDLLGEYVVQQGYDLKFAIEPKPNEPRGDILLPTVGHALAFIERLERPEMYGVNPEVGHEQMAGLNFPHGIAQALWAGKLFHIDLNGQTGIKYDQDLRFGAGDLRSAFWLVDLLESAGYEGPRHFDFKPPRTEDYDGVWASAEGCMRNYLILRERAAAFRADPEVQEALRASRLDELVQPTAADGLSGLLADESAFEGFDVEAAAARGMAFERLDQLAMDHLLAARG, from the coding sequence ATGACGTACCGACCCACCCCCGACGACAAGTTCAGCTTCGGCCTGTGGACGGTCGGCTGGCAGGGACGCGACCCGTTCGGTGACGCGACCCGTGCCGCGCTCGACCCGGCCGAGTCCGTGCGGCGCCTGGCCGACCTCGGCGCGTACGGGGTGACGTTCCACGACGACGACCTGATCCCCTTCGGGGCCTCGGACACCGAGCGCGAGTCACACGTCAAGCGCTTCCGCCAGGCCCTCGACGCCACCGGACTGATCGTCCCGATGGCCACCACGAACCTCTTCACGCACCCCGTCTTCAAGGACGGCGCGTTCACCGCGAACGACCGTGACGTGCGCCGGTACGCCCTGCGCAAGACCATCCGCAACATCGATCTCGCCGTCGAGCTCGGCGCGAAGACGTATGTCGCCTGGGGCGGCCGCGAGGGCGCCGAGTCGGGCGCGGCCAAGGACGTACGGGCCGCCCTCGACCGGATGAAGGAGGCCTTCGACCTGCTCGGCGAGTACGTCGTTCAGCAGGGCTACGACCTGAAGTTCGCGATCGAGCCGAAGCCGAACGAGCCGCGCGGCGACATCCTCCTGCCCACCGTCGGCCATGCCCTCGCGTTCATCGAGCGCCTGGAGCGGCCCGAGATGTACGGCGTGAACCCTGAGGTGGGCCACGAGCAGATGGCCGGGCTCAACTTCCCGCACGGCATCGCCCAGGCCCTGTGGGCGGGCAAGCTCTTCCACATCGACCTCAACGGCCAGACGGGCATCAAGTACGACCAGGACCTCCGCTTCGGCGCGGGCGACCTGCGCTCGGCGTTCTGGCTGGTCGACCTGCTGGAGAGCGCCGGGTACGAGGGGCCGCGGCACTTCGACTTCAAGCCGCCGCGCACGGAGGACTACGACGGAGTGTGGGCGTCGGCCGAGGGCTGCATGCGCAACTACCTGATCCTGCGCGAGCGTGCGGCCGCGTTCCGCGCCGACCCGGAGGTCCAGGAGGCGCTGCGCGCCTCGCGGCTCGACGAGCTGGTGCAGCCCACCGCCGCCGACGGCCTGTCGGGGCTGCTCGCCGACGAGTCCGCCTTCGAGGGCTTCGACGTGGAGGCGGCCGCCGCCCGCGGCATGGCCTTCGAGCGCCTCGACCAGCTGGCGATGGACCACCTGCTGGCGGCCCGCGGCTGA
- the xylB gene encoding xylulokinase: protein MSSADGPLVVGVDSSTQSTKALVVDAATGAVVASGQAPHTVSAGQGRESDPEQWWAALCKALRQCGEAAHRASAVSVGGQQHGLVTLDAAGRPVRPALLWNDVRSAPQARRLIDEMGGPKAWAERVGSVPGASFTVTKWAWLAEHEPDAVRATAAVRLPHDYLTQRLTGDGTTDRGDASGTGWWASATESYDDDILARVGLDPALLPRVVRPGEVAGTVHGSGELPFSKGTLVAAGTGDNAAAALGLGLRPGTPVLSLGTSGTVYAVSRHRPADPTGTVAGFADARGDWLPLACTLNCTLAVDRVAALLGLDREAVEPGGDITLLPYLDGERTPDLPHASGLLHGLRHDTTGGQLLQAAYDGAVHALLGALDLVLDADADLSVPLLLIGGGARGTAWQQTVRRLSGRAVQVPEARELVALGAAAQAAGLLTGEDPAAVARRWGTAQGPVLDPVEQDAAALARISGVLSDAAPLLDRGPR, encoded by the coding sequence ATGTCATCAGCCGATGGACCACTCGTCGTCGGGGTGGACAGCTCCACGCAGTCCACGAAGGCCTTGGTCGTCGACGCCGCCACGGGCGCGGTCGTGGCGAGCGGCCAGGCACCGCACACGGTGAGCGCGGGGCAGGGCCGCGAGAGCGACCCCGAGCAGTGGTGGGCCGCCCTGTGCAAGGCGCTGCGCCAGTGCGGTGAGGCGGCGCACCGGGCCTCCGCGGTGTCGGTCGGCGGTCAGCAGCACGGCCTGGTCACCCTGGACGCCGCGGGACGGCCCGTGCGGCCCGCGCTGCTCTGGAACGACGTGCGCTCGGCGCCCCAGGCGCGCCGCCTCATCGACGAGATGGGCGGCCCCAAGGCGTGGGCCGAGCGGGTGGGCAGCGTGCCGGGGGCCTCCTTCACCGTCACGAAGTGGGCGTGGCTGGCCGAGCACGAGCCGGACGCGGTACGCGCCACGGCCGCGGTACGGCTGCCGCACGACTACCTGACGCAGCGCCTGACCGGCGACGGCACGACGGACCGGGGCGACGCCTCGGGCACGGGCTGGTGGGCATCGGCCACGGAGTCGTACGACGACGACATCCTCGCGCGCGTGGGCCTCGATCCGGCGCTGCTCCCCCGGGTCGTACGCCCCGGAGAGGTTGCCGGTACGGTCCACGGCTCGGGTGAACTGCCCTTCTCCAAGGGAACGCTGGTGGCCGCAGGCACGGGCGACAACGCGGCGGCCGCTCTCGGCCTCGGCCTCCGGCCCGGCACTCCCGTCCTCAGCCTCGGCACGTCCGGCACGGTGTACGCGGTGTCACGGCATCGTCCCGCGGACCCGACCGGCACCGTCGCCGGCTTCGCCGACGCGCGCGGCGACTGGCTGCCGCTCGCGTGCACCCTGAACTGCACCCTGGCCGTCGACCGGGTCGCCGCGCTGCTCGGCCTGGACCGCGAGGCCGTGGAACCCGGCGGCGACATCACGCTGCTGCCCTACCTGGACGGCGAGCGCACCCCCGATCTGCCGCACGCCTCAGGGCTGTTGCACGGACTGCGGCACGACACCACGGGAGGGCAGCTTCTGCAGGCCGCCTACGACGGCGCCGTCCACGCACTTCTGGGCGCCCTCGACCTCGTCCTGGACGCGGACGCCGACCTGTCGGTGCCGCTGCTGCTCATCGGGGGCGGCGCCCGGGGAACGGCCTGGCAGCAGACCGTACGACGGCTCTCGGGCCGTGCCGTGCAGGTGCCCGAGGCCCGTGAGCTGGTCGCGCTCGGCGCCGCGGCACAGGCCGCCGGGCTGCTGACCGGGGAGGATCCGGCGGCGGTGGCGCGGCGCTGGGGCACGGCGCAGGGGCCCGTTCTCGACCCCGTGGAGCAGGACGCGGCGGCGCTGGCGCGGATCTCCGGGGTACTCTCCGACGCGGCCCCGCTCCTGGACAGGGGCCCGCGCTGA
- a CDS encoding GNAT family N-acetyltransferase produces the protein MDMCTTEYAERPGQEGLVGFRPPRLRWELRAAGPADVEPIAELRAVVMRPDLVRLGRYDEHRVRQRLRDTFSELHTSVVLAEGAFAGSVTMRPAPSGGQWIEHFYLAPEHQGRGLGTAVLRALLDRADAAGETVRLDVIQGSAARRLYERHGFTVESEDPIDVFMVRTPRDGNGDGTARP, from the coding sequence ATGGACATGTGCACGACGGAGTACGCGGAACGGCCTGGTCAGGAGGGTCTCGTGGGATTCCGGCCGCCCCGTCTCCGGTGGGAGCTGAGGGCTGCCGGGCCCGCCGACGTGGAGCCGATCGCCGAGCTGCGCGCCGTGGTCATGCGACCGGACCTCGTGCGCCTCGGCCGCTACGACGAGCACCGAGTCCGCCAGCGGTTGCGCGACACCTTCTCCGAGCTGCACACCTCCGTCGTCCTGGCCGAAGGTGCGTTCGCCGGCAGCGTCACGATGCGCCCGGCGCCGTCCGGGGGCCAGTGGATCGAGCACTTCTACCTCGCCCCGGAACACCAGGGCCGAGGCCTCGGCACGGCCGTCCTGCGCGCACTGCTCGACCGCGCCGACGCAGCGGGTGAGACCGTACGCCTGGACGTCATCCAGGGCAGCGCGGCCCGCCGCCTCTACGAGCGTCACGGGTTCACCGTCGAATCGGAGGACCCGATCGACGTGTTCATGGTGCGCACGCCGCGCGACGGAAACGGAGACGGCACGGCCCGGCCGTAG
- a CDS encoding ROK family transcriptional regulator, which yields MTAPLHEPRPGTPDTQQGMRRRNLSRVMHAVAADGPLSRATVAQRIGLTRAAVSTLVDELIRSGLIEELGPQRPGRVGRPGSALAVSRRGPAGIGAEVGVDHLAACAVDLSGEVRARAVRRVANRGRAPGPVLKELSVLVREVTARAEREGLRPAGLAVAVPGLVARGTRTVVRAPNLDWHDTDVSALLPAPAEARSVLPLSVDNEANFGALAELWLGEDTPADFLHVSAEIGIGAALVVDGKLLRGTRGFAGELGHVPVRPEGPACPCGGRGCLEQYAGEEAVLRAAGLGPGEDRVGLLAERAAAGDTDARRALRGAGTALGIALTGAVNLLDPRAVVLGGALSRLAPWLLPSLERELTRRTATPAAGVAVSRLGSDGPLLGAAHSVVRAVLDDPVAVAA from the coding sequence ATGACCGCACCACTGCACGAGCCCCGGCCCGGCACACCCGACACCCAGCAGGGCATGCGGCGGCGCAACCTCTCGCGGGTCATGCACGCCGTCGCCGCCGACGGCCCGCTGTCACGGGCCACGGTCGCCCAGCGCATCGGGCTGACCAGGGCCGCGGTCTCGACTCTCGTCGACGAACTGATCCGGTCGGGTCTGATCGAGGAGCTCGGCCCGCAGCGGCCAGGCCGGGTCGGGCGTCCCGGCTCGGCACTCGCGGTCAGCCGCCGCGGCCCCGCCGGGATCGGGGCCGAGGTGGGCGTCGACCATCTCGCGGCGTGCGCGGTCGATCTGAGCGGCGAGGTACGCGCGCGTGCCGTGCGCCGCGTCGCCAACCGCGGGCGCGCGCCCGGGCCCGTCCTGAAGGAACTGTCCGTGCTGGTCCGGGAGGTGACGGCCCGTGCCGAACGGGAGGGGCTACGCCCGGCGGGCCTCGCGGTCGCGGTGCCGGGCCTGGTCGCGCGCGGCACCCGCACAGTGGTCCGGGCGCCCAACCTGGACTGGCACGACACGGACGTCTCCGCGCTGCTGCCGGCGCCGGCCGAGGCACGGTCCGTGCTGCCGCTGAGCGTCGACAACGAGGCGAATTTCGGAGCCCTCGCCGAGCTCTGGCTCGGCGAGGACACCCCCGCCGACTTCCTGCACGTCTCGGCCGAGATCGGCATCGGCGCCGCGCTCGTCGTCGACGGCAAGCTGCTGCGCGGAACCCGTGGATTCGCCGGCGAGTTGGGGCACGTTCCGGTTCGCCCGGAGGGCCCGGCATGCCCCTGCGGAGGGCGCGGCTGTCTGGAGCAGTACGCGGGTGAGGAGGCCGTGCTGCGAGCGGCCGGCCTGGGGCCCGGCGAGGACCGGGTGGGCCTGCTCGCCGAGCGCGCCGCGGCAGGGGACACGGATGCGCGGCGGGCGCTGCGCGGGGCCGGGACCGCCCTGGGTATCGCGCTGACCGGGGCGGTGAACCTCCTCGATCCGCGGGCGGTCGTGCTCGGCGGGGCACTCTCGCGGCTCGCGCCGTGGCTGCTGCCGTCGCTGGAGCGGGAGTTGACGCGCCGGACGGCGACGCCGGCCGCCGGGGTGGCGGTGTCGCGCCTGGGGTCCGACGGCCCTCTGCTGGGGGCGGCGCACTCGGTGGTGCGGGCGGTGCTCGACGATCCGGTGGCGGTGGCCGCGTAG